cgaaatatttcttatatgtatgtggtgATTACCGTAAAGAACTTGAGCTACTTAATATCCGTTCCCTAATGGCGCTTGCTCCAAATTGTCGAAACAGCGATGGTGTCATTTGCAAGACAGTGATTCCGGGAGTCGTAATGCTCGTGGGGAACAAGGCACTTAGGACCCGTTTCGGTGATTCGCGCATCGTGTAGTGGCTGATGAGTACAGCGGAACCATTCTGCAGCGCCAGAAACAGCTCAACAATGGATGGATCAAAGGTGCAAGGAGTGCCCAGATAAATAACATCAGCCATagatatattcaatttttgacTGGCAATAGAGAAAACTGGATTTTATCTAAAAAAGTTAGTTGgcacttaaattaaattagtagGTTTGTTTAATTACTCATATAGTGATTAACAAGTTTAGAAAGATTCAAAGTGTCAATCTAATATGAACATAAAAACCATCTTGTACATAGAAAATTGCATACTCTTTAAAGTGCTATGTCAACAAATTGATGTTTAGTGGAGTTACAAATGTTGCATCGGAAAactttatgtatataatataaatatgtccCCTATTCATCTAACTATATAAAAGCCATTGTTATATATAGCTATATAAACTTTGCTCATATAATGGATGATGGATCtgttaataaaatttacatacatatcatAAGAGAGAGTAAATTGAGCTGAATTATGGTTGTTATGATTTGCATGAAAagacacacatatgtacatacatctGTATACTGTAGTCTTAGTATGTTTCACATTAGGCTTTTCTTATACAACTTTTTGTAGAATCTATAAATTTGCCTCTAATAAAAACTAATCTTGCTTTACAAACAGACATAATCACAGTTTGGACTAAGATAAGGcatctaaatataatatgtttttgaGTAAATAGTGAAAGAGTGTTGGCTCACCTAAGTGCCACAATATTGGGTGCAATGCATTCATAGGGAACATGTATCAATTTGGGTGTTCCCGTAGTACCCGTTGTGGTAATCGTGTAGCACATGTTGGCGGGCAAAGGAGCCTTAGCCTCAATTGGAGGATCCTTGCTCGTGTGCTTTAGTTTGAAGAGCTTGTACTCCTCATTAAAAACGAGAAAACTGTCGAGATACTCAAAGTACACAGCACCCACTGGCATGTAGCCATTAACAATGAGGTAGTCGATGCCAGCACAACACATTTGCCAGTGCAGGGCCTTGGACAAGATCAGTTTGTCGTTGCTGTAGAAATGGCATTTGTGATTAAGTATGCTGAAATGTAATTAGAATTAATTATAATGCTGTCAGTCACTTTACTATACAACTCACGATAGAATCAGAAGGCATGACGATGGCGTATGATTAGCAATGCGCAGTGCAATGCCGATGCCATTTGGCACTTGGTTACGTCGGAGCTGTTCCAATATGGTTTCAACGCTGCTCACCGCCTTTGTATAGCTAATAGAGAAATCCTGTGGCTCCATTCGCTTAATAACAAAGGGTACATTACCGAAATTTCGTAGTCTCTGAATGTCGTATAATTTTGTGGGCTCGCCAACAATCGTCGGCTCAATATCCTCCCTCGAGATGTGTACGATTTTTAAAGCTTTATCTGAGCTGCAACTCTGTTCATATTTTTCACATGGCTCCTCCAATTGTGTCGGCTCTATGTCTATTTCTGACTTTATCACAGAATCCACTATAGCTTCTGAGCTGGAACactgtttatttttcttatctGCTTCGTCTCTTGTCGCTACAACCACCTGTATCACATCATCATCTGGCtcagtttttatttcaacAGAATGTACATTAGTTTCGGGTTCAGTCTTATCATCAAGAAGTGGTTGTTCCTCTTCGataatttctgtttttatttccacatttgccattttctcTAATTACAAGCATTAGCAAgtactttttatatacttatttaaatttcactgCTAGCAGTCTCTCCGCATTTTAATTCCCGTTCAACCACACtgcaattattgtttttgttttggtctTCTTCTTCGATGTATCTGCTTTGTTGCTGTGAAAGCTATCGTTACAGTTActgtatatcgatattattcaaaatatcatATTCAAACggaaaatttatttcaaattgtacTATTAAGATAGGGTTGTCTTAATGATAGGGTTGAAtgtaaaaacttttataaaaaaaaatgttatagaCGACAGTTGGTTAAACTTtggaaatatatcaaaattgtaACTGACAATAAcgtatattcaaaaattttgcTTGCGGTGGCACCTTGGTACTCACACCACAAGggttaaataatataattagaaaagaaaacgttagcaataaaatatacagtactttattattatgagtTTAAAACCTCGTCGATAGCTGCCATAAATTAGTACTTAAATCGATAGTTTCCATCGATATTTCTTCATCTCTCTCGCTCCATTTCTCATCCCCGTTTCCTATAAACCAGCTGCCGGTCCCACTGTTAGTTGAGCAGAGGCATTCAACCAAAGAGACTGCATGGAGTCCTTTGAACTAAATTTAGTTTTCGTATTAAGAATTTGACGTTGCCAACGGTAACGTGTTATAACCATTGAGTTGttttattgcaataaatgtGAACGCGCGTAACTTGTGTAGTTGATTGTGTTAACAATGGCCAAGAAAATTCCATTCAATGTGGTCTTTGCCACAGGTAAACAGCTTAAATAAGTCAAGCTAATGTAGATTGTTTtacctttaaaatatattacttagtacaaagcatttttttgttgcatttcgtttgattacaatatttatttttttgttttagttaccATTGCCACTTGCAAAGCGAATTAATGTTGAACATCTCGTGCTTTGGTTGCACTTGAGAAATCGATAAAATACGCATACGCCTAGTGAGACGGCGTATTTTGAAAGCACGTTCATAAGTATCTCTATCACAATTTCAAATGtacaatcaaaacaaacatttattatttaaatatatattagcaCATGTTAATAATACCTTACAGTTTCAATATaagtaattttatatacattacaTATAAACATCATTGTAAGTTGAACCCAAACCCAAATCCATTTCACCTTTTACGATTGCGACATTGTCAACATATATCATTATAATATAGTAGTGCCATAATATGTCTGATGTCTGCATTCTGCATCGCATTTCCAATTAACAATGCAGccaaatattttctttggcAAGCAGCCAAGCGAATTCAAAAGTTGACTTGACTTTCTATATATTACTCGTATACAAAAGTCCCCATTGTACATAGTAGCCTCATTCATCCAACATTGAAAAAAGTTTACATGACAAACCTTTTTTCCACTACTGcggctgttgcttttgtcttCGGTATTTAAGTTTGGTCAGCAGGGATCCAGTAGGTCCAATAATAGTCAGGAAATATACCAAGGTAGTGGTTAGCATTAGGGCTGGGATGAACTCATTATCCACATGGCGAGTAAAGAACTTCGAATAGTAACCAAGGTATATGGCAACCATGCCTAGCGTAAAAGTGAGCAATCCAAATACATTGTGACGGAATCGTAGTTCAGAGGGTGGCAGTTTCTTAAGCACAATCTTGGGCTGATAGAAGTTAACCAATCCACCTACAATGCTCGCCGCACATCCAAAGGTAGCTGCCACACCTACCGAAGTCAAATGGcattagtataaaaatattcattcatgTGTTACATTTTTATGCGAACCAAATCTGCCATGCCAGGTATTGAAGTGAACATCTTTCTGAGAAAACTTGCCCAAGCCGCCCAGCAGAACCATGACACCACCTACAAGCTGCAGCAGGCCATGGTAACgggatttgtttttatgcgaAATCCAACGGGTTATCGGGTTAACTTTGTAGTGTGACATCAGCGCCTGGGCCATAAGTACATGAAACTGCAAAAATGACAAAGTGGATAGGGTTTAAAGGTGATGACTATAAGTTTATGTTTATcaatattcatacatatgaACAAGGTGACAACAGGAGTAGTGTTATGATAAGATAAGGCATGACTATGCTGATTTACAAGCTTaataatttgacatttttacaacataaattaaataatgcttACGCCAATGCCTGTCATAAACATGTGCATAGCAGTGTCCTTGAAGTCCAAACTTTTGGCCAGCACAAAGAAGAATGCGGCCACCAGAAAGATGAGTATATGATTCACACTGTTCAAGATACTCTGTATTTGCAGCCAGGAGGACGCTGAGGAATTCTGCACTTGTGGCATTGTAAAATAATGATTAACAAATTAGTTCTAAgtatacaacaataacagtttGATCAAAGAGCAAGCGCTGTGTTGTGCTATGCGACAGGTTAAATGAAAGACTAAACTAGAAACTGTGATGACAGCGCTTAATAAGTATGAAGAGAATTAGATGATAAGAGCGCCGGTAAGAACAAGAGCAACACAGCCACGTAatcgatacacacacacatttccaTACGCACTCGTAAATGTCATTTGTAGTTGTGAGTGGGTGCGTACAAAGTTAAACTAAAAACGAGGCTCtctgtttattttgattttactttactttgtttttCTGCTTCATTTAGTAAACACTGTTCTgtctttgtttttctgtttacCAACACTACTCATATTAGTAACTTGTTGCTTTATTGACTTTGCCTTTGCAGATGAAGATGCCGCTTTTCCGGCTAGCGAGTTAAATAATCATGGACCCACTGTGCACGGCTGGCGCAGTGCCGTGGACAGTGGACTAAGCACCCACGATATCATCTTTCGTTTCCAGCAACCTGCCAAAATCTATCGCATACAACTTTTAGCCCACCAGTATTTGATACGTGAGTATTCAAGTGGTATTCCATGAATAGCTAAACTATCTATTGTTATTTATCTATTATAGCGGAAAAAATCGAGCTTTGGCTGCACTACTCGCCCAAGTCGCTGCCCAGCACACCCTCATCACAGTACTTTGATTTCCTCGGCTTTGTTGCCCTCGCCGATAATGCAAACACCAATCACAAATCCCGCGAATTGCAGAGCGTCACTGTTACGCCCAGACGTGGTACCCACTTGAAATTGCGACTGTCGGGTGCCCATTGTAATGAGTATAGCAAGAGTGGACAGATAGCATTGATGGCAGTCAATGTGCTAGGCGAGGATTTGGATGCAATTGCCATTAGTATGGGCGAAGAACAGCTACCTAGCGAATCACCGCCCGTGGATACGGCCACCGGTGAGCTGGCGCTGGCCTCACTCTGTGATGATCTCCTTTTCTCTATGTATGTGGAGGAGTCAATTGTCCAGCACATTCGTGAGCTGGAGCAGCGCAAGCTGCAGGCGGTCAGCTCGGAGCGCTTCGAATATGCGCGCAAGCTAAAGTTGTGCATGACAGCGCTGCGCACAGCAGGTGAACGTCTTGGACGCTATGCACTGGCCAAGCGACAGGCGGTGCAGCAGGAGGACTTCAGTGCAGCCAAGCTGCGCAAGGAGCAGATCGAGATGTATCGAGCATGTGTACTGAAGCAATTGAatgtgcagcagctgctcgagAGCGATGGCATGCTCAGCCAAAACGATCAGAGTTGCGAGACTTACGCGGCTGGCAAACCGAATCTACCTCCAGCTCCAAGTCTACAGGATGTGGCGCAAGCCCTCTCCGACGCGCACCTTAATCCTAGCACAAAGCTAAGCAGCAGCGTAAGTCAGGATGAGAAACCAGTAAACGAGGTCAGCGGTAGTAGCAGCAATGCAGAAAGCGTTGGAGCACTAGTCGCCTCGGCTGCTGCACTGCATCTGCATGCCAAGTCGCATGATGAGCTGCCACAATCGCCACGTCTGCCAATGGCATCGCGTCATAGCTCGCCCATGTCAAGCAGACAGGGATCGCTGCGACGGCGCAACAAGAGCGCACCACGCAACTCCTATGAGGATTATGAGGAACGCGCCATTCCTACGTTAAGACAGTAAGTTGGGAATTCGATAATAAGTGCAAGTTGCAAATGCCGCTGCCCTGCGTAtcgatgttgttgtagtgATATCGAAATTTTGCATGATCCGGCATGGAAGTCATACAGCGCACACGATAACAACATAATCGATAGCCTTAGAGTCGCCATTTTAAGAAACCAAAACACTAATTGTAACCGTTGtcgatgttttttttatgattttgttttgtttttcttctgttatttgtttactttctcTATTCCCGTAAACGTTGTCGTTCCGTTGCAAATACTGACTGTTTAGCTCAAATACTAATGAATTTTTAAGGGAATGCCAGGGCAATGCGCTGCTCGAAGCAGACCCAAATCGAAGTCGTTCACGGCTCAATGATCGTGAGCGTCGTCAGGCAGCGTTGCCGATACTCGTCTTTGGCAGTGAATTGGTGAGTTTATCAATTACTTTCAACCATGCTTTGCTTAACGGCCTCTCGTCGCCTCGAATTTGGTGTGATCGTTAAGCGAGGTTTagcattattatttcattagtttcaataattattttctcTGCAGGTGGAACAGTTCTATTCCCGTCAATTTCAGGACCGAGAAGACGGTCTCATGCGACTGCGCAACTTTCTCAAGGAGCAGGAAGTCCCCAGTGAAGAAAGCAATGAGCATGCCGCAAGTCCCAACAAGGTGGCACGCAGTGcagcgttgctgctgcatcgAGCTGTTCGTGATGCAGTATACTCCGTGTTTAATCAGGCCACCGAAACAGTTCGAGTACTGTTCCTTGAATATGTGCCCGGCCGTGTTTCTCCCAATGAGGTGGCACGTTGCGTGGATCGTCTATTGCCAGAACTACTTGCCAAATCAGGCGATCCCTCGGCGCGTCTGCATACGCTGGCCCAGCACACAATACTAAGCATAGCCGCCTGCCCGCAAGTGGCCGAGCAACATCTTGTGGCGCCAGCACTTTCACGCAGTGTAGGATCAGGGACGCATCAGCGCTTGGCCATGAGCCGACTGCAGATGCTGGAGCAGTTGGTGCACACACAAGGAATTAGCACTGATAAACATAGCGGATTAACGTGTCGCGCTCTCTCCGATTGCGGCTGCTCCGGCATTCATCATCCCGCAGAACCAGTGCGTAAGGTAGCTGAACGCATTCTGCTGCTTGTCTACAAGGTTAATCCACGGTTGGTGCGCAAGCAACTGCCACCTGATGATGACATCACACGTCGCAATCTGTTGTACCGCCAACTCTTTACGGAATTCGACAAGCTGGATCTGGAACGCAAACAAGAGCTGCTGGAGGCCAATAAATACAGTTCAGGCAATGAAGCCGATTCCCTGCAACCGACAACCAGCGCAGATGCTTCGCGTTTGCTGAAGAGTAAAAGTGGTCAGGTTTTTGGAGGGTCCACGGGCATAGGAACCGACAATGGATATGTTTCCTGCAATGGCAAACAACAGTACAATGAGCAACTGAAGCGCTCAATGCTGTCAGCCTCAAACTCACGCAAGGGGTCCGTTTCGAACTCAGAATCCACCGACGACACAACCCCTAAAATGTGcgtaatatacatacatacattagagTTGTATTTTTGAGACAttatttcacttattttaGAAGTTGTCCATTCTGTGGTTGGTGCTGCCTTGGCAGCGACACTAGTCAATTGGATCGTCATTACTGGAAGACTTGTCCTTTTCTCACTAAGTGCCCACAATGCAGTCAAGTGCTGGAGGTTGCTGCGCTCAACTATCACTTAACAAGTGAGTTTCCTTATTTGGAAagagatataaaaataacggagaactttcttgtttttttagtGGAGTGTGATGCGAAGGATAATTATGTGGTCTGTACACGATGCACAGAATCAGTCCATAAACAGCTCTATGAGCTGCATCAAATGGAGGACTTTTGTCGTggtattaaacaaattgctactagtctttaatttaatgctcATAAATTGTCCATTTCATTAGAACTGAAAACAGGAGCCGCTCGTTGTCCTCTGTGCCACGATGACGTTAATTTGCCTTTAGATGGGGGATGGAAACTACACCTCTTGAGTGCCGGTGGTTGTCCAGGCAATATTCGCaaacgaaatttaaaaaaatcaaactgAATATATCTCAGAAGATAGATAACAACGTCATATTATTACAACCTCATTATAATCTTGAGGCTATCTGTAGCGTagattaaatcaatttttgttaCGTATTCTTCTTAGAACCATTTTGTTATGCGATTTAGTTAACGGCATTACCTatgaattacattttgttacattttataCTAGTATATATGTTTTGTACGCAATGTGATTTGTTAACTATACATGACACAAATTTCGAAACGTCCTACAATAATAAAGCCCatccaaaatatttttaatatttaattcgaAATGCCCGCCAATAATTAATCTGTGTTATACAACACTGCCGTACTCATCCAAATTAGTCGAGTTGGCAACTATATTGCACGAGGTGGCAACGCTAtatcacaaaattaattaggTTTTAAACACAAGAATTTTTAGTTAGGAGTTCTTCATGTGAAATTAATTAGAGTAtaagaattaattaatatagaaaacatttttaaataggGCAGCACGTCAACGTGTGTTGCAAAACAACCCCCGGCCAGCTGAGGGTACCTTTGCATAAGTGTGCGTCAGTGCTTAAGGGCGAACCAGTGTACGTGTGACTGTACGGGTGtgagtttgtgtttgtgtcagAGGCATGAAAAAAACAGCCGGCAAAGAAattcaacattaaaaataGACGCGAGCTGTGCACTCTTTTAAAATTGCCAATCAATTCAACTGGAGTGTGCGGCTGTATGCAATAGTTGGCTTTTCCATAACTAAATTCAGTCCGTAATGTGTTGAAAATTGgtaattaaagtaaaagctGCCTTCGATAGTGGCATCGTCGTGTATTTTTCCCTTGTTGAGATTACCGTctacaaatgtatttgtatatactataatataataagagGCTGTACGTAAAACAATAACGGAGCACGTGCAGTACCCATACCACTCCACTGCAGTCATCATCACGCCACGCTACGCTTTGCCAACGTCTAGGAGAGGAAAGAGAGAATGAGGAAGATGCAGCTCATAAGGCGACTGCTCAATTACAAATACCTGACGAGGGCACAAATAAATGGCTTTGACAATTACAAGGTAAATGCTTTGGCTCTTTACTTgcattgtattgtattgtttaATAATGCCAATCTTTTAACTTATGAACACAGTACAGCGCCATAGACACCTCACCTCTAAGTCAATATGTAATGCACCCATTCTGGGACTGGCTTGTCAAGGTTAGCAAacgacatcatcatcataatagcaaaaaaaatcaataattattataatgcaTTTTGCACTCACAGTTCTTCCCCCGTTGGTTTGCACCCAATCTGATGACATTCCTGGGCTTCCTGTTCAGTGTGATGAACCTGGTGTTGCTCTCCTACTACGACTGGAACTTCGAAGCCAGCTCCGGCGAGGAGCACACCACACCCATTCCCAGTTGGGTATGGCTTTGCACCGCAATCAACATATTCGTTGCCTACACGCTGGACGGCATTGATGGCAAGCAAGCGCGGCGCATCGGATTGTCAGGACCGCTGGGCGAGCTGTTCGATCATGGTTTGGACTCGTACACAGCTATGCTGATACCAACATGTCTGTATAGCATCTTTGGACGCAGCCGGGTCTACTCAGTGCGTCCCATGCGTATGTACTATGTCTGCCTAACGGTCTACTTCAACTTCTTCATATCGCATTGGGAGAAGTACAATACGGGCATATTGTACTTGCCGTGGGGCTATGATCTCAGCATGTGGGGCAGCACAGCTATGTACCTGGTCACCTGGTGGATGGGCTTCGAGGGCTGGAAGTTCGAATTGCCATTGGGCTCCCTCGGCACTTTGCCGTTGGGCAATGTGATGGAAGCAGTGCTCCATATTAGCGCCATGGCAAACCTACCTTTAGTGTTTATCAACGTTTACAAGTGAGTGCTCTCAATACATATCAACAATCTGTCGCGACTATTTCTGATAATAACACTCTGATTACAGCTCATATAAGAATCGCACGGGACGATTGTTATCGCTAGCGGAGGCTCTGCGACCCTTATGGCCTTTTGTTACATATTTTGTGCTCTTGTTTGTCTGGCCCTTTGTATCGCCGAACGACATTATGGAAACGGATCCCCGTGCCATGTTCATGTTGAGCGGCACAATCTTCTCGAATGTCAGCGTAAGTATCTTTAGAGAATACAACTATACCCATGTCTAAATATGGCATATAATTTAAGcttgattttgattgattaCTTTTCGGGGTTTATTTTAGTAGAAACTTGATATCACGCGATGCGCAATTGTTTGTCATTAATGATCgtcccacacatacacacatacacacacacacagacatacaaaCATTGTATTGTCTACTACAAACACCTGGCAATCTTCTCCTGTCCCGCCCCCGGTGACACTTGCTTTTAAGTCCCCATTGATATCTTATCGGTGCATTGACTCATTCTATGATATGGGGGTAGCGtggtttcgtttttgttgctcatATAAAGTTTCGATAGCTAACACTATAAAGTAGTTAGTATTCACGAGAAAAGCTGATAAGCCTTGAGAAAACGATGAATAATGCATATGTAAACATAAATTAGTGACATTAACTATTGAATACTCTTTTGTTATACTCAACTGAGTCGTCAGGGATTCTATAATTTGTGATTAAATTTCTCGACTAGGTTcacataaatttaaacttCCAAACTCTAGGCTTTCTTTTGTAGCTATaatcattcaatttattttaattttaataagttCAGAATACAGTAAAATCCTTTAAAATGCCACCTTTCTGTTGCGGTGGTCGCCGCTGTGCAGCAGATATAAAGCGTCGTATGGAGGGAAACGGGGAGGAGGACGACGCAGCACTTCAACTCAGTCCAATTACTGTTACCGAAGCAGAGTCTCCGTTGACATTGAAGTTTTATGCACGCCATGATTGGCCTTATTTTAACTGCACCAACGAGGAGATAAAGCGTATGCGAAATAAGTTTGAAAAGGATGTGCAAAACTCTTCAGAGTCGGTCAATGTTAGCCTGACAACTGGAGAGAAAGTCGCCAAATATGAACCAAAGCATGCCACTGCCCAGCCGATGACTGAGAATCAGATTTATGGCTGGTATCAGCATCGAGCCTATCGCTATTTAAAAAAGGATCGCGGCATTTTCGTTTTCCCACGTGAGGGAGATCCATTGATCAAGTTAATTCAGGCTTCGAATTGGATGAACAGTTAAAGCAATAATTGTTCTTTTTCGGATCAAATATTTTAGTGCAAATCAATGTGGGCACTGAGctctcattatttttattttggtccGCATTAATCCTATGAACTTATAATTGCAGTATTCAAACTGGAATTTTAAGaaaggaaataaatatgagatttgaaggaaaaataaatatacatataattattgttatctGTGAATTGCTTGATCAATCAATCGATAATCGATATTAAGTAGTGAGAGTTCTTAAGGATAAGGTTGTTAATTAATGTTTccttttatttgattttggtgTATTAATCATTAATCTATATGATAgcaattattttagtatagttTGGGAACAGCTATTTTTACTTCGATCCACTTACAAGTCCATGGAATTCGATTTAGTTACATTGTAAGCTTAgtatctaaaaatatatatagtattcaaatagtattttaatcaaatcaatttgagATCTCATTACAATATCAAcgttgaatttgaatttgaatttggagGTTAGAATTAAACATAATCTTTGAAAAGATAAATAcactattaaattattttttctatatatattgcaGTGCCGATTGATCGTCTCCCAAATGTCTGTCACCCGCTGCGAAGCCTGGCACTGGCAGACGCCCATGTATGTGGTGTCCATAGTGCTGGGATTGTGGCTCCCGGTA
This window of the Drosophila albomicans strain 15112-1751.03 chromosome 2L, ASM965048v2, whole genome shotgun sequence genome carries:
- the LOC117563445 gene encoding transmembrane reductase CYB561D2 isoform X3, with protein sequence MEMCNSSASSWLQIQSILNSVNHILIFLVAAFFFVLAKSLDFKDTAMHMFMTGIGFHVLMAQALMSHYKVNPITRWISHKNKSRYHGLLQLVGGVMVLLGGLGKFSQKDVHFNTWHGRFGVAATFGCAASIVGGLVNFYQPKIVLKKLPPSELRFRHNVFGLLTFTLGMVAIYLGYYSKFFTRHVDNEFIPALMLTTTLVYFLTIIGPTGSLLTKLKYRRQKQQPQ
- the LOC117563441 gene encoding centrosomal protein of 104 kDa isoform X2 — encoded protein: MAKKIPFNVVFATDEDAAFPASELNNHGPTVHGWRSAVDSGLSTHDIIFRFQQPAKIYRIQLLAHQYLIPEKIELWLHYSPKSLPSTPSSQYFDFLGFVALADNANTNHKSRELQSVTVTPRRGTHLKLRLSGAHCNEYSKSGQIALMAVNVLGEDLDAIAISMGEEQLPSESPPVDTATGELALASLCDDLLFSMYVEESIVQHIRELEQRKLQAVSSERFEYARKLKLCMTALRTAGERLGRYALAKRQAVQQEDFSAAKLRKEQIEMYRACVLKQLNVQQLLESDGMLSQNDQSCETYAAGKPNLPPAPSLQDVAQALSDAHLNPSTKLSSSVSQDEKPVNEVSGSSSNAESVGALVASAAALHLHAKSHDELPQSPRLPMASRHSSPMSSRQGSLRRRNKSAPRNSYEDYEERAIPTLRQECQGNALLEADPNRSRSRLNDRERRQAALPILVFGSELVEQFYSRQFQDREDGLMRLRNFLKEQEVPSEESNEHAASPNKVARSAALLLHRAVRDAVYSVFNQATETVRVLFLEYVPGRVSPNEVARCVDRLLPELLAKSGDPSARLHTLAQHTILSIAACPQVAEQHLVAPALSRSVGSGTHQRLAMSRLQMLEQLVHTQGISTDKHSGLTCRALSDCGCSGIHHPAEPVRKVAERILLLVYKVNPRLVRKQLPPDDDITRRNLLYRQLFTEFDKLDLERKQELLEANKYSSGNEADSLQPTTSADASRLLKSKSGQVFGGSTGIGTDNGYVSCNGKQQYNEQLKRSMLSASNSRKGSVSNSESTDDTTPKISCPFCGWCCLGSDTSQLDRHYWKTCPFLTKCPQCSQVLEVAALNYHLTMECDAKDNYVVCTRCTESVHKQLYELHQMEDFCRELKTGAARCPLCHDDVNLPLDGGWKLHLLSAGGCPGNIRKRNLKKSN
- the LOC117563445 gene encoding transmembrane reductase CYB561D2 isoform X2; this translates as MKQKNKNSSASSWLQIQSILNSVNHILIFLVAAFFFVLAKSLDFKDTAMHMFMTGIGFHVLMAQALMSHYKVNPITRWISHKNKSRYHGLLQLVGGVMVLLGGLGKFSQKDVHFNTWHGRFGVAATFGCAASIVGGLVNFYQPKIVLKKLPPSELRFRHNVFGLLTFTLGMVAIYLGYYSKFFTRHVDNEFIPALMLTTTLVYFLTIIGPTGSLLTKLKYRRQKQQPQ
- the LOC117563441 gene encoding centrosomal protein of 104 kDa isoform X1, translating into MAKKIPFNVVFATDEDAAFPASELNNHGPTVHGWRSAVDSGLSTHDIIFRFQQPAKIYRIQLLAHQYLIPEKIELWLHYSPKSLPSTPSSQYFDFLGFVALADNANTNHKSRELQSVTVTPRRGTHLKLRLSGAHCNEYSKSGQIALMAVNVLGEDLDAIAISMGEEQLPSESPPVDTATGELALASLCDDLLFSMYVEESIVQHIRELEQRKLQAVSSERFEYARKLKLCMTALRTAGERLGRYALAKRQAVQQEDFSAAKLRKEQIEMYRACVLKQLNVQQLLESDGMLSQNDQSCETYAAGKPNLPPAPSLQDVAQALSDAHLNPSTKLSSSVSQDEKPVNEVSGSSSNAESVGALVASAAALHLHAKSHDELPQSPRLPMASRHSSPMSSRQGSLRRRNKSAPRNSYEDYEERAIPTLRHSNTNEFLRECQGNALLEADPNRSRSRLNDRERRQAALPILVFGSELVEQFYSRQFQDREDGLMRLRNFLKEQEVPSEESNEHAASPNKVARSAALLLHRAVRDAVYSVFNQATETVRVLFLEYVPGRVSPNEVARCVDRLLPELLAKSGDPSARLHTLAQHTILSIAACPQVAEQHLVAPALSRSVGSGTHQRLAMSRLQMLEQLVHTQGISTDKHSGLTCRALSDCGCSGIHHPAEPVRKVAERILLLVYKVNPRLVRKQLPPDDDITRRNLLYRQLFTEFDKLDLERKQELLEANKYSSGNEADSLQPTTSADASRLLKSKSGQVFGGSTGIGTDNGYVSCNGKQQYNEQLKRSMLSASNSRKGSVSNSESTDDTTPKISCPFCGWCCLGSDTSQLDRHYWKTCPFLTKCPQCSQVLEVAALNYHLTMECDAKDNYVVCTRCTESVHKQLYELHQMEDFCRELKTGAARCPLCHDDVNLPLDGGWKLHLLSAGGCPGNIRKRNLKKSN
- the LOC117563443 gene encoding ethanolaminephosphotransferase 1, encoding MRKMQLIRRLLNYKYLTRAQINGFDNYKYSAIDTSPLSQYVMHPFWDWLVKFFPRWFAPNLMTFLGFLFSVMNLVLLSYYDWNFEASSGEEHTTPIPSWVWLCTAINIFVAYTLDGIDGKQARRIGLSGPLGELFDHGLDSYTAMLIPTCLYSIFGRSRVYSVRPMRMYYVCLTVYFNFFISHWEKYNTGILYLPWGYDLSMWGSTAMYLVTWWMGFEGWKFELPLGSLGTLPLGNVMEAVLHISAMANLPLVFINVYNSYKNRTGRLLSLAEALRPLWPFVTYFVLLFVWPFVSPNDIMETDPRAMFMLSGTIFSNVSCRLIVSQMSVTRCEAWHWQTPMYVVSIVLGLWLPVLERPLLYMLLIVTTLTHWHYGASVVDQMCEHFNRICFTVHKRVPDKEVESKPQVKLQEHPDELKTSLKKD
- the LOC117563445 gene encoding transmembrane reductase CYB561D2 isoform X4, with the protein product MPYLIITLLLLSPCSYFHVLMAQALMSHYKVNPITRWISHKNKSRYHGLLQLVGGVMVLLGGLGKFSQKDVHFNTWHGRFGVAATFGCAASIVGGLVNFYQPKIVLKKLPPSELRFRHNVFGLLTFTLGMVAIYLGYYSKFFTRHVDNEFIPALMLTTTLVYFLTIIGPTGSLLTKLKYRRQKQQPQ
- the LOC117563445 gene encoding transmembrane reductase CYB561D2 isoform X1, yielding MSSDWVQTNGGRTNSSASSWLQIQSILNSVNHILIFLVAAFFFVLAKSLDFKDTAMHMFMTGIGFHVLMAQALMSHYKVNPITRWISHKNKSRYHGLLQLVGGVMVLLGGLGKFSQKDVHFNTWHGRFGVAATFGCAASIVGGLVNFYQPKIVLKKLPPSELRFRHNVFGLLTFTLGMVAIYLGYYSKFFTRHVDNEFIPALMLTTTLVYFLTIIGPTGSLLTKLKYRRQKQQPQ